Proteins found in one Clostridium kluyveri DSM 555 genomic segment:
- a CDS encoding D-alanine--D-alanine ligase, with translation MKVGIIMGGISSEREVSLNSGKSIINYMDKNKYEIVPIVIDKKNDVFEKVKDIDFAFIALHGKFGEDGIIQSVFQTMDIPYSGCSPLTSGICMDKDISKKLLYSANINTAEWICIKSIENIDYDYLEKMGYPVVVKPNSGGSSVATTIIEKSEDIEEAARLAFNYDEEVMIEKYIEGDEITCCILDGTALPILAIKPNKGSFFDYTSKYADGGSEEIVVEFEKPLQSKIEEISLKCWELFKCKGYVRVDMILKDKVPYVLELNTLPGLTKNSLFPKSANGVNISFTELLDKIIQCSM, from the coding sequence ATGAAAGTAGGAATTATAATGGGTGGGATATCTTCAGAAAGAGAAGTTTCCCTAAATTCAGGAAAATCCATAATAAACTATATGGATAAAAATAAATATGAAATAGTACCTATTGTTATAGATAAGAAAAATGATGTATTTGAAAAAGTAAAAGATATAGATTTTGCCTTTATTGCTCTTCATGGCAAATTTGGTGAGGATGGTATAATACAATCCGTTTTCCAAACCATGGATATACCTTATTCAGGCTGCAGCCCCTTAACCAGCGGCATCTGTATGGATAAGGACATAAGTAAGAAACTGCTATATTCTGCCAATATAAATACAGCAGAATGGATATGTATAAAATCCATAGAGAATATTGATTATGACTACTTAGAAAAGATGGGGTATCCTGTAGTTGTAAAACCAAATTCCGGTGGTTCAAGTGTAGCAACTACTATAATAGAAAAGAGTGAAGATATAGAAGAAGCTGCTCGTCTTGCCTTTAATTACGATGAGGAAGTTATGATTGAAAAATATATAGAAGGAGACGAAATAACTTGTTGTATATTAGACGGAACTGCCCTACCCATACTTGCCATAAAACCTAATAAGGGTTCTTTCTTTGATTACACTTCAAAATATGCAGATGGCGGTTCTGAAGAAATAGTAGTAGAATTTGAAAAACCACTTCAAAGTAAGATTGAAGAAATATCCCTAAAGTGCTGGGAACTATTCAAATGCAAAGGCTATGTCCGAGTAGACATGATATTAAAAGATAAAGTTCCCTATGTACTTGAGCTTAATACTCTGCCGGGACTTACAAAAAATAGTCTTTTCCCAAAAAGCGCTAATGGGGTAAATATATCCTTCACAGAACTATTAGATAAAATAATTCAATGTTCTATGTAA